The uncultured Sphaerochaeta sp. genome includes the window CCCAGAAGGCACTGATGAAGGACAATAACTCTGAGGACGTGAGTGCAGAAGAGATTGGGGCTCTCACCGGTTTCGATCCTGAGCATGTAGGTAACTTGCTCGCCATCAGCCGGGATATGGTTAGCCTCGATGCACCCATCTTCAATGATGGAAGTGCAAGTAATATTGGTGATTTCATAGAGGATGAGTCACAGATGAGTCCTGAGGACAGTCTTCTTGAGCACTCCTTGGAAGAGGACGTTCGTTCGCTGCTTTCCACATTGAGTGACAAGGAGCGGGAAATTATAGAGTTACGCTTTGGTCTTGAAGGAAAGAATCCAATGTCTCTCAAGGAGATCGGGGAACTGTACAACCTGACCAAGGAGAGAATCCGCCAGATTGAGAAGAAAGCAATCGAGAGATTGCGTAACCCCTCCCGATCAAAGATGGTTGAGAGTTATATCGCATAACAGCACCAAAAGGGTGTATCTATATATATTGGAAAAACCGGGCACAGGCTGTCCGGTTTTTTCCCTCTCTAGCCCAATCTGACAATAGGCTCGGATACGTGATTTCGACAACAAGAAACAGGAGATCGATTTACTCGGTCTCCTGTTTCTTGCTATTCCTGTAAATAGGTTGCTAGAATTCTGGACGATTGGATTTCCCCGTATACCCCATATTGTAGCTGATGGTAGCTGCACAACGCATAACCAACACAGCCATGGTCTCAGGCCTCATCTCTGGGTGCTGGGCCAGTACCCAGGAAGTAGATACTGCAGCAATGACCTGTCCACGGTAGTCGTGGATAGGGGCAGCCACACAGTTAATTGCAGGCTCCGCCTCCTGGTCATCAAGTGACCATCCCCTTCTTCTGCATTCACGAATGTCCTGGAGCAGACTCTCAATATTGGTATGGGTGTTTGGTCCTTGACGAGAGAAGGTTTCATGGGCAAGGAGAGCCCGAATTTCTTCGTCACCCAAACCCATCAACAAGGACTTTCCAAGTGATGTGCAATAGAGGGGTTTTCTCTGTCCCACGATAGCATACTTACGAAGGCTGTTGATTTGTTCCTTGCTATCCACATAGACCATCTTGTCCTCCTGTCGGATGGCAAGAAAGACCACATTGCCTGTAGAAACGGAAAGTTCGTCCATGGCAGGGGAGCTCTCAGTCTTCAGTTCAAGGTTGTTGAGATAGTTGCTGCAAAGAGCAATGAAACCAGGGCCAAGGCGATATCGGCCGGTATCTTCTGATTTTCTCACATATTCACGTTGAATGAGCACTCCGATGAGACGGTGTACCGTGCTTTTGGGGAGCTTGAGCATCTCAGAAATTTGAATCAGGTTGTAGCCGTTCTGCTCGTTTCCCAACAACTCCAAGATGTCAAAGGCTCGATCAAGTGATTGTACTTTCAATTCTGATGGCACCTCTCATCCTCCTTGTTATTTCAATATATTCCATTTATTTCCCCTTGACAAGAGAGGAAGGTGTCTTATAATGGAATTAGATTCCACGATGTGGAACAAAATTGGGAATATTGAGAAATATGTGTACATAATCATATATTAATTCTTCAATATGAAAAGCAGTTCCACGATATGGAACATAAATTTAGGAGGAAAGCATGAAAAAAACTGTGTGTTTGGTGCTTTGCATGTTGCTTGTGTTCTCTGCAGTCTTTGCACAAGGACAACAAGAGGCAGCAGGGGAGAAGACGTTTACTATGAAATTGGGGCACGCTTCAACAACAGAGTCAACAAGGCATAAGGCCCTGCTGGTTATGGAGGAGTATGTAGAGAAAGAATCTGATGGTCGCTTGCAGATAGAGATTTATCCAGCAGGAACCCTCGGAAACGAATCTGACATGATTGAGGCGATGAAACTCGGTACCCAGGAGATGTTTGTTGGTGGTGTCTTTGCTTCACAGACCCCGAAACTTGAGATTTTCCTGATGCCGTTCTTCTTCCCCACTCAGGCAGACCTGATGAAGGTTTCCCGCAGTGATTTCGGTGCAGAAATCATGGCAACCGCAGAAGAGTATGGGATCAAGATGTTGGCAGTTGGTGACGGTGGTTCCCGCCAGATTACCAATAACGTTCGTCCTATCAAGACCCCTGCTGACATGAAAGGCTTGAAGATCAGGACTCCACCGATTGAATCCATCATCAAGAGTATGGAAGCATTGGGTGCAAATCCTGTTTCCATTCCCTATGGAGACACTTACATGGCACTCAAGACCGGTGTTGCAGACGGTCAGGAAAACCCCTTGGCCAATATCGGCGACATGAAGTTCTTTGAGGTGCAGAAGTACATGACCATGATCGATTATCAATTCCATCCAGAGCCGATTGATGTGAACCTCGATGTCTGGAACTCCCTTCCCAGCGATCTGCAGGAAGTTCTTCAGGCTGGTGCATGGATCTATACCGATGAGCAGAACCGTCTTCGCCGCGAGCTCAACGAGTATTACTATGACATGATTGTTGATGGTGGTGTGACTGTCTATTCACCAAGTGATGCAGAAATCCAGAAGTTCATCGATGCTTGTCAGCCGGTATACTCCTATTTCGTAAATAAAGGTATCTTCACTCAGGCTGAACTGGATGAGATGCGCAGAATTGTCAACGAAACATGATGCTGTGGGCCCGTCTTCTTCGGGGGACGGGCAATCTATGTCTAAAGGATAAGTGTGGTTTTGTATGAAAAAACTCATTCTGGGAATCGATCGGTTCCTTTCAGTGGTAGGCATTGCCCTAACCGCAATTCTTGCAACAGGAGTAATCATCTCGGTGATACTCCGCTATGTGTTTTCTATTGCCTTCGTCCAGTCTGAGGAGTTGTTGACGATGGTCTTTGTGGCCACCACGTTTTTCGGGGCTGCCCTTGGTCTCAGGGAATCTGAGCATATTGCAGTTTCCAATTTTGTCTCGGCAATGCCTGCAAAGCCTCGTAAGGTTTTTGCTGTCATTGGGCAGGTAGTGATTATCGTGGTTTCCATGGGAATGATTTATTACAGTTACCGGATGATCATGAAGGTGGGGAAAGTTCCTTCACCCGCAACAGGGATACCTCGTGGGTACTACTACGCAATGATCCCCATTTCCTTTCTCTTCACCACCTTCTATGGTGTGGTGAATATTCTAAAAGAGTTTATTGACATCCCGCAGCCCGTGAAAGGGTACAAGGATGATTATGAATTGGGTATGTCTGATACCGAAGGAGGCGTATAATGGAACTTTCATTGATGTTTTTCGCCTTGATCGTCCTCCTCGTCATTGGTGTGCCGATTGCATATGCCATTGGAGCCTCTGGGATCATCTATATGCTCATGAGCAACCCGACGTTTCTCTTGACCTTTCCCCAGCGGGTATGGTCGGGAACTGAAAGTTTCATCATAGTTGCCATGCCGCTGTTCATGCTTACCGGGGAGTTGATGAACCACAGTGGGCTAACCAGGAGACTGATTGATTTTTCCATGCTTCTGGTGCGTCCTGTTCGTGGAGGACTCGGGGAAGTGAACGTTGTCGCATCGATGATATTCGGTGGTATCTCTGGTTCATCTGTTGCCGATACCTCCGCCCTCGGTTCCATTCTGATTCCAGATATGGTTAAAAAAGGATATCCAAAGGGGTTTTCAGCTGGTATCACGGTAGCTTCCTCGACCATTGGCATGATCATACCCCCTTCGGTACCCATGCTCATGTACGCCATGGTCAGTGGTGCCTCGGTAGGAAAGCTGTTTCTTGCAGGACTCATCCCTGGCATTTTGGTTGGTGCAACACAGTTGATCATGACCTTTGTGATCTCCAGGCGCAGGGGCTACCACCCTGAGAAGGAGAAAGTCGAGTGGAGACAGGCTTTGAAAGTGACCAAAGATGGATCGCTTGCCATTGTTATGCCTCTCTTGATCATCGTCAGCGTCTCCTTTGGTATTGCAACGGCTAGTGAATCGGCAGGTCTTGCTGTTCTCTATGCAACCATCCTTGGATTCTTTGTCTACAAGGAACTGAAGTGGTCTGAAGTGAAGAATGCATTGAAGAAGACCTTCATGATGTCCTCCTCGATCATGATCATAGGTGGATTTACCATGATCTTCACTTGGATTCTTGCTGTTGAGCAGGTTCCTGCAGCTATCGGCGCCTTCCTGATAGATTCAAATATCCCCGCTTGGATGGTGTTCCTGTTCCTGGATATCATCATCCTTCTGCTAGGTACCTTCCTTGATGTGACTCCCTGTATTCTCCTCATCAGTCCGATACTGCTACCTGTAATGCAGCAGTTCGGGATGAATGAATTGCAGTTCGGGGCTATCATCATCGTGGGCCTGGCAATCGGTTTGGTGACCCCGCCGGTAGGGATGTGTTTGAATGTGGCAAGCAAAATATGTAGAATGGATATTGTAAGCGTATTCAAGTCTGCCGCCCCATTTATCATCTGTAATGTGATAGTATTAGTGGGTATAACTTTTGTTCCCGCTTTGAGTTTGTGGTTGCCGTCCATCATCTAGATGGTGGTATTGATATAAGAAAAAAATTAATTGTAAGGAGTTACGATATGGATACAAGGTATTCGACTGGCAAAGAAGCATTCAAGCATATGACGACACAGGAGCTCAGGGATGAGTTCTTGGTTGACGGAATATTTCTCGCTGATGAGGTCAGTGGTGTCTATTCTCACATCGACAGGATTGTCACCATGGGTGCAATGCCGGTGAAAGGGGAGCTGGACCTGGAAAAGAACATCGATCCGATGAAGGATTTTGGTGTCGAGTACTTCCTGCAGCGCCGCGAGATTGGAATGATCAACATCGGTGGCGATGGCTACGTGGTGGCCGATGGCAAGCGCTATGACCTGGTGAGCCTTGATGGATTGTACCTGCCGATGGGAACAAAAAAGGTGACTCTTGGAAGCAATGACGGGAATAAGCCTGCAAAGTTCTATATGAGCAGTACTCCTGCACACCATGCATTTGAAGCAAAGCATATTGTCTTTGCTGATGCAAAGCATGTACCAGCAGGCAACAAGGCAGAGAGCAATGAACGGGTGATCAACCAGTATATTCACCCCGATGTATTGGATACCTGCCAGCTTTCCATGGGACTGACACAACTGAAAGAGGGCAGTGTTTGGAATACAATGCCGGTACATACGCATGAGAGAAGAATGGAAGTGTACTTCTACTTTGACATTGATGCAGAACAGACACTGTTCCACTTCTTTGGGGAACCGAGTGAGACAAGGCACATCATTGTGCACAACGAACAGGCTGTTATCAGCCCGTCTTGGTCGATCCACAGCGGAGTCGGTACAAGCAACTATACGTTCATCTGGTCAATGTGTGGTGAGAACAGAACCTACACTGACATGGACCATGTAGCAACGAAGGATTTGAGGTAAATTGTATGGGATATATTGAAAAACAGTTCTCCCTTGAGGGGAAGGTGGCCTGGGTGACCGGGGCAAGTTACGGCATCGGTTTTGCCATTGCAAGTGCCTATGCATCTGCTGGTGCGAAGATTGCGTTCAACGATATCAACCAGGATTTGGTGGACAAGGGCCTTGCTTCCTACAAGGAAGCAGGCATCGATGCCAAGGGCTATGTGTGTGATGTCACCGATGAGAAAGCGGTAGCTGAGACCACGGAGAAGATAATCAAAGATCTTGGAGCGGTTGACATCCTGGTAAACAATGCTGGGATTATCCGCCGTGTTCCGATGCACGAGATGAGTGCAGAGGAGTGGCGCAAGGTAATCGACATCGATCTGAACGCACCCTTCATCGTGAGCAAGGCTGTCCTTCCCGGGATGATGGAGAGAAAGAGCGGTAAGATCATAAATATCTGCTCAATGATGAGTGAGCTGGGCAGAGAGACTGTCGCAGCGTATGCTGCTGCAAAGGGTGGCCTGAAGATGTTGACAAGAAACATCTGCAGTGAGTACGGCAAGTACAACATCCAGTGCAACGGGATTGGACCTGGCTACATAGCAACCCCGCAGACCGCTCCTCTCAGGGAGCGACAGGCCGACGGTAGTCGTCACCCGTTTGACTCATTCATCGTAGCAAAGACACCTGCAGAGCGTTGGGGGACAACCGAGGATCTCACCGGTCCAGCCTTGTTCCTTGCCTCCGGTGCAAGTGATTTCGTGAATGGTCATGTCCTGTATGTCGATGGTGGCATTCTTGCCTATATTGGCAAACAGCCCTAATTAGTCCTTCTTTTTACTTTGCCCATATTCCCTTCAGGGGGTGTGGGTGATTTTTTTTGGCTTAAGGCTGAGATGATAAGTAATGATTGTTGCTATTTGTTGCAAAGATGAGGGATTCGATCAAATTTTAATTAGGAATTGCGTAAACGCGTAAAATTCAATTAAAAGCTGATAGGAACTAGCAAAATACGATTTGTCTTAGGATTTGCTCAATACCGAGTGCTAAGGCCAAATTGGAATAATGTTCCAAAAAGGATATTAACAAATATTTATCTAATAAGAAGTTGGAAGTACCCAAACTGCTTCTTTTACGCTCCGGATTCATTGACAGTCAGGAGCTAAGCAGGTAGGATTTGCACGTCTAGTAATAGTGAAAATTAAGAGGAGTCTTGTATGGCAACAAAGAACACAAAGTATGTCTATTTTTTTGGCTCCGGTAAGGCAGAAGGAACTGCCCAGATGAAGGATTTACTCGGAGGAAAGGGTGCAAACCTTGCCGAGATGACCAGCATTGGGCTTCCTGTCCCACCGGGCTTTACAATCAGCACTGAGGCTTGCGCCTTTTATAGTGCCAATAAAGGTACCTATCCTGAAGGATTGAGAGAAGAAGTGCTGGAACACCTTGCCAGACTCGAGAAGACGATGGGTGCAAAACTGGGTGACAATAATGATCCCTTGCTTGTCTCCGTAAGAAGTGGAGCTGCCCAGTCCATGCCAGGAATGATGGATACCATCCTCAACCTGGGACTTACCCCCGACTCCGTTCAGGGGTTGATCAAGAAAACAAACAACGAGAGATTTGCCTGGGACAGCTATCGCCGTTTCATGCAGATGTTCGGTGACGTTGTCATGGGGGTTCCCCATCATGAGTTCGAACGTGCACTGCAGGATGTGAAGGACACTCGTGGTATTGAACTCGATACCGACCTTGACAGCAAGGATCTGCAGGAAGTGATTGCCCGTTACCAGAGGCTGTACAAGCGCTTCACAGGTGAGGAGTTCCCCACCGATCCCCTCGACCAGTTGTTCAAGGCCATCAATGCAGTATTCAAGTCCTGGAACAATGAACGTGCAAACAAGTATCGCCAGATGAACGACATTCGAGGTCTCCTGGGTACTGCGGTAAACATCCAGAGCATGGTATTCGGCAACATGGGGGAGACCAGTGGTACTGGTGTAGCCTTCACCCGTGACCCCTCAACTGGTGAGAACCAGTTCTATGGTGAGTACCTGATGAATGCTCAGGGTGAGGATGTTGTTGCAGGTATCCGTACCCCACAGTCGATCTCTACGCTCAAGAAAGTCAATGAAAAGGTCTATGACCAGTTGGTTGATATCAGAGGCATCCTGGAAAAACACTACAAGGATATGCAGGATCTTGAGTTCACCATCCAGGAAGGCAAGCTGTACATGTTGCAGACCAGAAATGGTAAGAGAACCATTTTCAGCTGGTTGCGCACCCAGGTCGAGATGGTCGAGGAAGGCTTGATCGACAAGGAGACGGCCGTAAGTCGTGTCCCCTCTGGTGAGTTCGGCAAGTTGTTTGCCCCGATTCTCGACGGCAAGTACATCAGGGACAACTCCCTGGAGGTTGTCACTCGTGGTCTGAATGCCAGCCCCGGTGGTGCATGTGGCCAGATCTACTTCACTGCCGAGAGGGCAGAAGAGATGGCTGCAGAAGGGAAGGATGTCATTCTCGTGAGAACCGAGACCAGTCCTGAAGATATCGGCGGTATGGCTGTTGCAAAGGGAGTGGTCACCTGTCGTGGTGGTATGACCAGCCATGCAGCAGTAGTGGCTCGTGGTATGGGTTGTCCTTGTGTCAGTGGTGCTGGAGAGATTAAAATCAATGAACCCAAGCGTTTCCTGGAAGTGAACGGGACCAAGCTCAGTGAGGGTGATTTCATCTCCATCGATGGCTTCACTGGTGAAGTGTATGGTGCAAAGATACCTGTCCGTGCTTCCGAGATCGTCCAGGTGCTCAATGGTGCCATGAAAGAGAGTGAGTCAATCCTGTACAAGGATTACAAGGCTTTCATGGGATTCGTCCAGGACCTGAAGGAACTGGGTGTGTACACCAATGCCGATACACCGCATGATGCACAGATGGCTGTTGCTTTCGGTGCTGAAGGCATCGGACTCTGCCGAACAGAACACATGTTCTTTGGTGGTGACAGGATCATGTCGATCAGAAAGATGATTCTTGCCAACAATATAGTGGAAAGAGAGAAAGCGCTTGCTGAATTGCTTCCCATGCAGAGGAGTGACTTTGAGGAGATCTTCCTTGCACTTGATGGCCGACCGGCTACCATCCGCTTGCTTGATCCCCCGTTGCATGAGTTCCTTCCCAATGACCATACCAGCAGGCATGAACTTGCCTTGCAGATGGGTATCACGGTTGAGGAAGTAGCACAGAAGTCATCTGCCTTGCATGAGTTCAACCCGATGCTTGGTTTCCGTGGTTGTCGTCTTGCGATCATCTATCCTGAGATTCTGAGAATGCAGGTAAGGGCGATCATCGAGGCTGCGATCAACGTGAAGCGCAAGGGAGTGGAAGTACTGCCTGAGATCATGATCCCGTTGGTAGGCAACTACAAGGAGTTTGTGTTCACCAAGAAACATGCCCTCGAGGTAATCGAGAGAATCTTCACTGAACAGTCTCTCAAGGTGCATTACAAGATCGGTACCATGATTGAGGTTCCTCGTGCTGCCATCACCGCAGACGAGATCGCCAAGGAAGCAGAGTTCTTCAGTTTCGGTACCAATGACCTGACCCAGCTTACCTGTGGATTCAGTCGTGATGATGCGGCTTCTTTCCTCGGTGCATATGTCAATGATGCTGACAAGCAGTTCTATGAGTATGACCCGTTTGCCACCCTCGATGTGAATGGCGTGGGCAAGCTCGTGGAGATGGCCGTCAAGCTTGGTCGATCTGCTAACCCCTCTATCAAGTTGGGTATCTGTGGTGAGCATGGTGGAGACCCGAAGACCATTGCCTTCTGTAACAAGGTTGGCCTTGATTATGTCTCTTGTTCTCCGTTCCGTGTTCCCATTGCCCGTCTTGCTGCAGCACAGGCTGTGATTGAGGCAAAGAAGAAGGCATAAGAGCTTTATTCATGTCAATTTGTATACCTCCCATTGGATTTGTTCCGGTGGGAGGTTCTTAGAATAAGCTCCTCATCTCCTTATCCTTAGCAGGTGAATCACTTTTTACAAAATCTGTAATAACTCTATAAATTCATTAAAATCTCATAAAATTTACAATTAGATTAGTCATGCAGAAATGATATTTGAAAAAACAAATGAAATAATCAGATTCCTGCTATTGCAAGCAGAATACAACCATAGTATTTGTTGATATTCGGTAAAATTTATCTTGTAAATAGTATGTCCTGAAAGCAATAATGTTTACATATGTATTCATTTTGGAGGGCTTGTATGAAAAGACTGACTGTGTTTTTGTTGGTGCTCCTTTTTGCTTCTTCCTTCATGTTTGCCAATGGTTCTTCCGAACAAGCAAGTGATGTCAAAGAAGTGGTAATTGGAGTGTTCGAGCCTCAAACCGGAGAGAATGGTGGAGGAGGGTATCAGGAAGTACTGGGAATGCGGTATGCGAATGAAGTCTATCCCACCGTGCAAATCAATGGGGAGACCTACAATGTTAGACTTGTGGAAGCTGATAATAAGTCTGACAAGACAGAAGCAGTTACTGCTGCTCAGAGTCTGATTTCCAGTGGAGCTTCTGTGATTCTCGGGTCCTATGGGTCTGGAGTTTCCATTGCCGCTGGAGATATTTTCCTTGACAACCAAGTACCTGCTATTGGCGCCTCTTGTACCAATCCACAGGTAACCTTGGGTAATGACTACTATTTCCGTGTATGCTTTCTTGATCCCTTCCAGGGGACGGTGATGGCCAACTATGCTTGGCAAGAAGGCGCGAAGAAAGCGGCGGTCATCACGCAATTGGGTGATGATTATTCATCCGGTCTTGGTAACTTCTTCAGTAGGGCCTTCTCTGGTCTTGGTGGTCAGGTTGTGAGTGAACAACGGTTCCAGACCAATACCACAGACTTCAAGTCAATTCTTACAAATATCAAGGCAGCTGACCCTGATGTAATCTTTGCCCCTTCTTCCATTGCTACTGCTCCGCTCATCATTAAGCAGGCAAGAGAGCTCGGCATTACCGCAAAGATCATGGCAGGCGATACCTGGGAAAATTCATCAATCATTGAAAATGCAGGTTCAAGTGCAGAAGGTGTTGCGCTCTCCACATTCTTTGATGATGCTGACCCAGCTACCGATGAAGCAGCAAAGTTTATCGAGGGTTTCAAGAAATACTTGGTTGCAAACAAGCAACCCGATATCATTCCAGCTGTTTCCGCTCTTGGCTATGATGCGTATATAACTGCAATCAAAGCCATAGAAGCAGCCAACTCAACAAAAGGACCTGCCATTCGTTCTGCTTTGGTAGACGTGGATGTTGAAGGTGTTACAGGGCGAATCGTATTCAATGAAAATGGTGATGCTAATAAAGATATGGCATTCATCAAGGTAGTTGAAAACGGGCAGTTCAAGTTCTTGAAAACTGTCAGTATCGCAAAGTAATGATTCGTTCTCTTGGCCGGAAACCAATTTCCGGCCAAACCCTTTTTTCGATGCCCGTTTTCTCATTTTACCAGCAACTTTCAGTTGCCTAGCTTGGACATGGAGAACAGCTGATGAGTATGACGACTATCCTGCAGCATTGCTTGACGGGAATTTCTCTTGGAGGTGCATACGCCTTGATAGCCATTGGCTATACCTTGGTATATGGCATTCTCCGATTAATCAATTTCGCCCATGGGGATATCTTCATGATGGCCGGGTATTTTATGATTTTTGCCTTGGCAAGTTTTCCATGGCCTATCGCCATCATAATAACCTTGACAGTTACAACCCTCATGGGTATTGGTATCGAACGTGCTGCCTACAAACCCCTGAGAAGTGCTCCCAGGATGTCAATCATGATAAGTGCCATAGGAGTATCGTATCTTCTTCAGAATGTATCGACGTACCTCTTTACCGCAATCCCAAGGGGATATCCCGAAATTCCTTTTCTTAAGCGTATATTCCAGTTGGGAACACTTAGTGCATCCCTGGTAACGTTGCTCACTCCCGTACTTACGTTGTTTTTGGTGATCATCCTCATGATTTTGGTCAATAAGACAAAGACTGGTATGGCTATGAGGGCTGTAAGTAAGGATTTTGAGACTGCTAAACTGATGGGTATCAATATCAACAGGATTATTTCAGTAACTTTTGCCATTGGTTCATTTTTGGCTGGTGTAGGGTCAATTCTCTATTTTACCGATCGTATGTCGGTAACTCCTTTCTCTGGTACACTCCCGGGTCTTAAATGCTTTGTTGCAGCAGTATTCGGGGGTATCGGCAATATTCCAGGGGCGGTGATAGGAGGATTCTTCATAGGAATTGTTGAAACATTGCTCGTTGCCTTGGGATACTCCACCTATTCGGATGCCTTCACATTTCTTTTGTTGATTGTGATGTTGCTCGTACGACCGACCGGTTTGTTCGGCGAAAAAACAGTGGAGAAAGTATGATGAAAATTCGTCGGAACCAGATCCTTACATTGGTAACATTGGTGTTAATAACACTATTTCTATACTGGCTGGATGCACACCGATTGCAGAATGGTATGTTGGTCTCAGTTCTTACCAAAGCTGTGATTCTTTCCCTTGTTGCTGTTTCCATGAACCTTCTCAATGGCTTTACTGGTTTGTTCAGCTTGGGGCAGGCAGGATTCATGTCCATTGGTGCGTATACTACTGCAATACTCTTGATTCCCGTGAAGAATCTGGATGGGGTCTATTACATGAATGGGGTGCATCCTGCAATCAGGGCTGTGAAGGAACTGATGGCTGCAAGCCCTGCTTCATTACAGATTCTCTACCCATTCATTGCTCTGCTGTTGGGCGGTCTGTTGGCTGCCTTTGCTGCAGCACTGGTGGGGATTGCAGTGCTGAGATTGAAAAGTGATTATCTGGCAATAGCAACCCTTGGACTGTCTGAGATTGTAAGGGCGATTTTTTCATCACCACAGTTTGACCAGATAACAAACGGATCATATGGATTGAACAAGATTCCAAATTTTCCAGCTATGCTCTGGGGGCTCGTCCCGTCCTTGATCACCCCGTTCGTCGTAGTGGCTTTTTGTATTATTTTCATGGTGATGCTTATCAAGTCCTCATATGGTCGTGCTTTCAAGGCCATCAGGGAGGATGAGATTGCTGCAGAAGCGATGGGTATAAACCTATTCAAGCATAAGGAGATGAGTTTTATCATCAGCTCCTTCTTTTCAGCAATCGCTGGTGGCCTTCTGGCGATGTACATGCGGTCCATCGAAGCCAAGACCTTCTCCATTACCTTGACCTACGACATTTTACTTATCGTGGTAATCGGTGGTATCGGGAGTGTTTCTGGTTCAATACTCAGTGCCTTCCTGGTAACTGCGGCCAAAGAGTGGTGGTTACGCTTCTTTGACCAACCGCTGGTCATTGGTGGATGGCAGGTTCCTCTGTTTAAAACTGGCTTCAGAATGGTGATATTCTCCTTCTTGTTGATGATGGTAGTGCTTATCTATCGCAGGGGATTGATGGGTTCCAATGAGTTTAGTTGGGATCGTTTGTTTTCCAGGTTCAGCAAGAAATCACGTACCGGAGGGAATTTGAAATGAACGATGTGGTCTTGAGGACTGAACATATAACGATGCAGTTTGGCGGAGTTGTGGCTGTTGACGATCTCTCTATTGAAATCCAGAAAGAGAGAATCACTGCGCTCATCGGACCAAATGGAGCAGGAAAGACTACCGCTTTCAACGTAATAACAGGAGGCTATCAACCTACGAATGGAAGGGT containing:
- a CDS encoding RNA polymerase sigma factor RpoD/SigA, whose product is MKRNQTMLNAVEKSYAYDDANILSMYLKEINRIPLLTPEEEVELAKRAQNGEEFARKKMIESNLRFVVNVAKKYQNQGLPLVDLINEGNIGLMTALEKFEVERGYHFISYAVWWIRQAIMKAINEKSRAVRLPLNRTNELLQIQKAQKALMKDNNSEDVSAEEIGALTGFDPEHVGNLLAISRDMVSLDAPIFNDGSASNIGDFIEDESQMSPEDSLLEHSLEEDVRSLLSTLSDKEREIIELRFGLEGKNPMSLKEIGELYNLTKERIRQIEKKAIERLRNPSRSKMVESYIA
- a CDS encoding IclR family transcriptional regulator; translated protein: MPSELKVQSLDRAFDILELLGNEQNGYNLIQISEMLKLPKSTVHRLIGVLIQREYVRKSEDTGRYRLGPGFIALCSNYLNNLELKTESSPAMDELSVSTGNVVFLAIRQEDKMVYVDSKEQINSLRKYAIVGQRKPLYCTSLGKSLLMGLGDEEIRALLAHETFSRQGPNTHTNIESLLQDIRECRRRGWSLDDQEAEPAINCVAAPIHDYRGQVIAAVSTSWVLAQHPEMRPETMAVLVMRCAATISYNMGYTGKSNRPEF
- a CDS encoding TRAP transporter substrate-binding protein produces the protein MKKTVCLVLCMLLVFSAVFAQGQQEAAGEKTFTMKLGHASTTESTRHKALLVMEEYVEKESDGRLQIEIYPAGTLGNESDMIEAMKLGTQEMFVGGVFASQTPKLEIFLMPFFFPTQADLMKVSRSDFGAEIMATAEEYGIKMLAVGDGGSRQITNNVRPIKTPADMKGLKIRTPPIESIIKSMEALGANPVSIPYGDTYMALKTGVADGQENPLANIGDMKFFEVQKYMTMIDYQFHPEPIDVNLDVWNSLPSDLQEVLQAGAWIYTDEQNRLRRELNEYYYDMIVDGGVTVYSPSDAEIQKFIDACQPVYSYFVNKGIFTQAELDEMRRIVNET
- a CDS encoding TRAP transporter small permease, which codes for MKKLILGIDRFLSVVGIALTAILATGVIISVILRYVFSIAFVQSEELLTMVFVATTFFGAALGLRESEHIAVSNFVSAMPAKPRKVFAVIGQVVIIVVSMGMIYYSYRMIMKVGKVPSPATGIPRGYYYAMIPISFLFTTFYGVVNILKEFIDIPQPVKGYKDDYELGMSDTEGGV
- a CDS encoding TRAP transporter large permease: MELSLMFFALIVLLVIGVPIAYAIGASGIIYMLMSNPTFLLTFPQRVWSGTESFIIVAMPLFMLTGELMNHSGLTRRLIDFSMLLVRPVRGGLGEVNVVASMIFGGISGSSVADTSALGSILIPDMVKKGYPKGFSAGITVASSTIGMIIPPSVPMLMYAMVSGASVGKLFLAGLIPGILVGATQLIMTFVISRRRGYHPEKEKVEWRQALKVTKDGSLAIVMPLLIIVSVSFGIATASESAGLAVLYATILGFFVYKELKWSEVKNALKKTFMMSSSIMIIGGFTMIFTWILAVEQVPAAIGAFLIDSNIPAWMVFLFLDIIILLLGTFLDVTPCILLISPILLPVMQQFGMNELQFGAIIIVGLAIGLVTPPVGMCLNVASKICRMDIVSVFKSAAPFIICNVIVLVGITFVPALSLWLPSII
- the kduI gene encoding 5-dehydro-4-deoxy-D-glucuronate isomerase, producing MDTRYSTGKEAFKHMTTQELRDEFLVDGIFLADEVSGVYSHIDRIVTMGAMPVKGELDLEKNIDPMKDFGVEYFLQRREIGMINIGGDGYVVADGKRYDLVSLDGLYLPMGTKKVTLGSNDGNKPAKFYMSSTPAHHAFEAKHIVFADAKHVPAGNKAESNERVINQYIHPDVLDTCQLSMGLTQLKEGSVWNTMPVHTHERRMEVYFYFDIDAEQTLFHFFGEPSETRHIIVHNEQAVISPSWSIHSGVGTSNYTFIWSMCGENRTYTDMDHVATKDLR
- a CDS encoding gluconate 5-dehydrogenase, which encodes MGYIEKQFSLEGKVAWVTGASYGIGFAIASAYASAGAKIAFNDINQDLVDKGLASYKEAGIDAKGYVCDVTDEKAVAETTEKIIKDLGAVDILVNNAGIIRRVPMHEMSAEEWRKVIDIDLNAPFIVSKAVLPGMMERKSGKIINICSMMSELGRETVAAYAAAKGGLKMLTRNICSEYGKYNIQCNGIGPGYIATPQTAPLRERQADGSRHPFDSFIVAKTPAERWGTTEDLTGPALFLASGASDFVNGHVLYVDGGILAYIGKQP